A genomic segment from Halorubrum depositum encodes:
- a CDS encoding alkaline phosphatase family protein: MGLFDRLRGNDTPRVAFIGIDGLPHGLVADNPDTFPTLSAIAADGDGGPIDSTVPPESSACWPVLTSGRNPGETGVYGFQDREIGSYDTYVPMGRDVQTTRVWDRATDAGLDATVMNVPVTFPPQRTVQRMVSGYLSPDLDKAAHPDELREYLTGSDYRLSVNAKLGHKADKSEFIEHARETLDARAAAFSRYVERDDWDLFVGVFTAPDRINHFLWGDYAENGEYREAFLDFYAALDEHIGAVRKALPDDVRLVVGSTHGFARLRYDVYCNEWLEREGWLSYDDDDHGALTDIDGDTRAYSLVPGRFYLNLEGREPDGVVPESEYESVRAELQSALESWAGPDGKPVAKRVVERETVFRGDHDEIAPDLVVIPNEGFDLKSGFRSHDAVFDPDGPRTGMHTFEDAALFVDHPDANVEDADLLDVAPTLLRLLDVDYGRTDLDGASLI; this comes from the coding sequence ACACCCCGCGCGTGGCGTTCATCGGGATCGACGGTCTCCCGCACGGTCTCGTCGCCGACAACCCGGACACGTTCCCGACGCTCTCGGCGATCGCCGCCGACGGCGACGGCGGGCCGATCGACAGCACCGTGCCGCCGGAGTCGAGCGCGTGCTGGCCCGTCCTCACCAGCGGCCGGAATCCCGGAGAGACCGGCGTCTACGGCTTTCAAGACCGGGAGATCGGATCCTACGACACCTACGTTCCGATGGGGCGAGACGTCCAGACGACCCGCGTGTGGGACCGCGCCACCGACGCCGGGCTCGACGCGACGGTGATGAACGTCCCGGTCACGTTCCCGCCTCAGCGGACGGTCCAGCGGATGGTGTCGGGCTACCTCTCGCCCGACTTGGACAAGGCCGCCCACCCCGACGAGCTCCGCGAGTACCTCACGGGCAGCGACTATCGGCTGTCGGTGAACGCGAAGCTCGGGCACAAGGCGGACAAGTCGGAATTCATCGAGCACGCCCGGGAGACGCTCGACGCCCGCGCCGCCGCCTTCTCCCGGTACGTCGAGCGCGACGACTGGGACCTGTTCGTCGGCGTGTTCACGGCGCCGGACCGGATCAATCACTTCCTGTGGGGCGATTACGCGGAGAACGGGGAGTACCGCGAGGCGTTCCTCGACTTCTACGCCGCGCTCGACGAGCACATCGGTGCGGTCCGGAAGGCCCTCCCGGACGACGTCCGCCTCGTCGTGGGATCGACCCACGGGTTCGCGCGGCTCCGCTACGACGTCTACTGTAACGAGTGGCTGGAGCGGGAGGGCTGGCTCTCGTACGACGACGACGACCACGGCGCGCTGACGGACATCGACGGCGACACCCGCGCGTACTCGCTCGTCCCCGGCCGGTTCTATCTCAACCTGGAGGGCCGCGAACCCGACGGGGTCGTCCCAGAGTCGGAGTACGAGTCCGTGCGCGCCGAGCTGCAGTCGGCCCTCGAATCGTGGGCGGGCCCCGACGGGAAGCCGGTCGCGAAGCGCGTCGTCGAGCGCGAGACCGTCTTCCGCGGCGACCACGACGAGATCGCGCCGGACCTCGTCGTCATCCCGAACGAGGGGTTCGACCTCAAGTCCGGCTTCCGCTCCCACGACGCGGTGTTCGACCCGGACGGCCCGCGGACGGGGATGCACACCTTCGAGGACGCCGCCCTCTTCGTCGACCACCCGGACGCGAACGTCGAGGACGCCGACCTCCTCGACGTCGCGCCGACTCTCCTGCGACTGCTCGACGTCGACTACGGGCGGACCGACCTCGACGGCGCGAGCCTGATCTGA
- a CDS encoding PGF-CTERM sorting domain-containing protein translates to MDRRNSTQRGPVVILVICVVVISVVAVGVTLASGEADGSRSHNITTSGEYNSVNGSITVQDQATVSTNFVRNSRTTSGVTISEIESNVNSTIVLTDKDTSDIVGYKSLSVEQINDKDNMSLNTSNLGGAVGAYLIPSENISINQDRIDTELSEQEKNSAVDKDRAHVYLGTVEFENQEFKKAGAANISVATSEVRDTIGMNTPYIISIHPITSSNKVVYDEYIGYSDVLVGVNDGIKIPVRDANGSKSRIWHSNRYVATIRLAQGQKPGDPVNLASTKRLPNSDINHQFVEGDVSDSADVRITNVPLDINNSSRLDRKFNHTNYTGKQIYSGEVVLFENNTSTTNSIKLHRRLPDNRSIIAGLGTPLNGTEGVVFNTTGLPTGTYSLTGGGFEKGNRFKLIGRDAQEVEIDNIREEMEIGIQTDYELCHHTPEVSVRIFNLNTNSTLATANLSTPSSGRTSIGINTYALGNESLTDGLVTAGPGATVESVNTSMSNETLPPGEYRVAVRSEQGLAATADETTVMVANRSTNGLTAYATADLDRSDLGTADAVQRAIANGTLSPTSTVTSGETVVYVANATGLTGLPAARNATPETGADLARLDGLAFGVRSNASTISTAEDDRTDANGSVPRNSSVHVDDRGLYLVADADDALATDETPADGEAFTAEFLVADERLREAASDPTGGHTASTTVTFETPPPDGEDGDSKSDGSLEGGGGEGGSDGGATGGDATGGGTSGGSAATGSGGTAGGRATGSPPETGSPPRGTKAGEAGNENGDGPRSELGRSGGRFGIRPVADVRTVARDDSTGSPASVSRTAASSGVGIASPGDGSVRSEAGAGRGDAGSDDTGAGSDEAARANGADAEAPASDGSGSKSDTAGSNPDTTDTDPATPSYDDAPIRTTAEDVPGFGPLAALVALLFAGGLAARRRDREA, encoded by the coding sequence ATGGATCGAAGAAACTCAACTCAGCGTGGGCCGGTGGTTATTCTCGTCATCTGTGTTGTCGTGATTTCAGTTGTCGCGGTGGGTGTAACTCTGGCTTCTGGGGAAGCGGATGGGAGCCGATCTCACAATATAACAACTTCAGGAGAATATAATTCTGTAAACGGTTCTATTACAGTTCAAGATCAGGCAACAGTTTCTACGAATTTTGTTAGAAACAGCAGAACTACATCTGGAGTGACTATTAGTGAAATCGAATCAAATGTAAATTCGACGATCGTCCTTACTGACAAGGATACTAGCGACATTGTTGGATATAAATCGCTTTCAGTAGAACAAATAAATGACAAAGACAATATGTCGCTCAATACGTCAAATTTGGGCGGGGCAGTTGGGGCATATCTCATACCGAGTGAGAACATTAGTATAAATCAAGATCGTATCGATACAGAACTATCTGAACAAGAGAAAAATTCAGCAGTTGATAAAGACAGAGCGCACGTGTACCTGGGTACTGTAGAGTTTGAAAATCAAGAATTCAAAAAAGCAGGAGCAGCCAATATCTCTGTGGCAACTTCTGAAGTACGAGACACGATCGGGATGAACACACCATATATTATTTCTATCCACCCAATTACTTCCAGTAATAAAGTTGTGTATGATGAGTATATTGGATATTCAGATGTTCTTGTTGGTGTGAACGATGGGATAAAAATACCTGTTAGAGATGCAAATGGAAGCAAAAGCAGAATTTGGCACAGTAACCGATATGTGGCAACTATTCGGCTTGCACAGGGACAAAAACCGGGAGACCCCGTGAATTTGGCATCAACGAAGCGGTTGCCGAATTCAGATATAAACCATCAATTTGTAGAGGGAGATGTGTCCGATAGTGCAGATGTGCGCATTACCAATGTTCCCTTGGATATAAACAACAGTAGTAGACTGGATCGTAAGTTCAATCATACGAACTACACTGGTAAACAAATTTATTCTGGAGAAGTAGTCCTGTTCGAAAATAACACCTCCACAACAAACTCTATTAAATTGCATAGAAGACTACCAGATAACCGTTCAATAATAGCCGGATTAGGAACGCCTCTGAATGGCACAGAGGGAGTAGTTTTTAATACGACTGGCTTACCCACAGGGACTTATTCACTCACCGGTGGTGGATTTGAGAAGGGAAATCGATTCAAATTAATCGGGAGGGATGCCCAAGAAGTAGAAATCGACAACATCAGGGAAGAAATGGAAATCGGAATCCAGACAGACTATGAGCTATGTCATCACACCCCGGAAGTTAGTGTGAGAATCTTTAACTTAAATACAAACAGCACACTCGCAACTGCCAACCTCTCCACACCATCTTCCGGTCGCACCTCGATTGGGATCAACACGTACGCACTCGGTAACGAATCGCTGACGGACGGTCTCGTCACCGCGGGGCCGGGTGCGACCGTCGAATCGGTCAACACATCGATGTCGAACGAGACGCTGCCACCGGGGGAGTATCGGGTCGCGGTCCGCTCCGAGCAGGGACTCGCCGCGACGGCGGACGAGACGACTGTCATGGTCGCGAACCGGTCGACGAACGGGCTGACCGCCTACGCGACGGCCGACCTCGATCGGAGCGACCTCGGGACGGCCGATGCGGTACAGCGGGCGATCGCGAACGGGACGCTCTCGCCGACGTCAACCGTCACTTCCGGCGAAACCGTGGTGTACGTCGCGAACGCCACGGGACTGACCGGGCTGCCGGCCGCGCGGAACGCGACCCCGGAGACGGGCGCCGACCTGGCTCGGCTCGACGGGCTCGCCTTCGGCGTACGCTCGAACGCGTCGACGATTTCGACGGCGGAGGACGACCGAACCGACGCGAACGGGTCGGTCCCGAGGAACTCGTCCGTTCACGTCGACGACCGAGGCCTGTACCTCGTCGCCGATGCCGACGACGCCCTCGCGACCGACGAGACGCCCGCCGACGGGGAGGCGTTCACCGCAGAGTTCCTCGTGGCGGACGAACGGCTCCGCGAGGCGGCGTCGGATCCGACCGGCGGTCACACCGCGTCGACGACGGTGACCTTCGAGACGCCGCCTCCAGACGGGGAGGACGGCGATTCGAAGAGCGACGGCAGCCTCGAAGGCGGTGGAGGCGAGGGTGGGTCCGACGGCGGAGCGACGGGAGGTGACGCGACCGGCGGCGGGACGTCCGGCGGAAGCGCTGCGACGGGGAGCGGCGGAACCGCCGGCGGCAGAGCGACCGGGTCCCCACCCGAGACGGGCTCTCCGCCGAGAGGGACGAAGGCGGGAGAGGCGGGAAACGAGAACGGTGACGGGCCGCGGTCCGAACTCGGGCGGAGCGGGGGTCGCTTCGGGATCCGGCCGGTCGCCGACGTCCGGACGGTCGCGCGCGACGATTCCACCGGATCACCCGCGTCCGTCTCTCGGACGGCGGCGTCCTCCGGGGTAGGCATCGCCTCGCCGGGAGACGGCAGCGTCCGGTCCGAGGCGGGTGCGGGCCGCGGCGACGCCGGGTCGGACGACACGGGTGCCGGGAGCGACGAGGCGGCGAGAGCGAACGGAGCGGACGCGGAGGCCCCCGCAAGCGACGGTTCGGGATCGAAATCGGATACGGCGGGATCGAACCCCGACACGACCGACACGGACCCGGCGACTCCGAGCTACGACGACGCGCCGATCCGGACGACCGCCGAGGACGTGCCCGGGTTCGGTCCGCTCGCCGCCCTGGTCGCGCTCCTGTTCGCCGGTGGGCTCGCCGCGCGTCGGCGGGATCGGGAGGCGTGA
- a CDS encoding HEWD family protein: MSVTITPPRKRECELCGRRERWDEENTGWQIADEPGEVYCIHEWDINGTFTPLRE, encoded by the coding sequence ATGAGCGTGACCATCACCCCGCCGCGGAAGCGGGAGTGCGAGCTGTGCGGTCGCCGCGAGCGGTGGGACGAGGAGAACACCGGCTGGCAGATCGCCGACGAACCGGGCGAGGTCTACTGCATCCACGAGTGGGACATCAACGGAACGTTCACGCCGCTTCGCGAGTGA
- a CDS encoding DUF7097 family protein has translation MERTPDGTPVGVDDPYAVAGVCDHLTDEGRCRFALTRSGDDPEFAAARRADGYACHVGPGGAWRKCPHYRSTTDGRECHRCGLEEVRIAHDDARPLVEEHHLSYGSADGGAAERETTESDDAGPHEITVALCRWCHTKVHKSFARIDDDASPDPEAIAAREGRRSREKSESAFETASERFDAGE, from the coding sequence ATGGAGCGGACGCCGGACGGGACCCCGGTCGGCGTCGACGACCCGTACGCGGTCGCCGGCGTCTGCGACCACCTGACCGACGAGGGTCGCTGTCGGTTCGCGCTGACGCGCTCCGGCGACGATCCCGAGTTCGCCGCGGCCCGCCGCGCCGACGGCTACGCCTGCCACGTCGGTCCCGGCGGCGCGTGGCGGAAGTGTCCCCACTACCGCTCGACGACCGACGGCCGCGAGTGTCACCGCTGCGGGCTCGAGGAGGTCCGGATCGCCCACGACGACGCCCGACCGCTGGTGGAGGAACACCACCTCTCGTACGGGAGCGCGGACGGCGGCGCGGCGGAACGCGAAACCACCGAGAGCGACGACGCCGGGCCCCACGAGATCACGGTCGCGCTGTGCCGCTGGTGTCACACGAAGGTCCACAAGTCGTTCGCGCGGATCGACGACGACGCGAGCCCGGACCCCGAGGCGATCGCGGCACGCGAGGGTCGGCGGAGCAGAGAGAAGTCCGAGTCCGCCTTCGAGACGGCGAGCGAGCGGTTCGACGCGGGAGAGTAA
- a CDS encoding DUF6517 family protein: MHRRGLLAAIAASTSVAVAGCAGGEDGSYEYDADPARIPSETASDAGYEGEEPESFTIEQEFDVAGVNAQVSATTWVAGYENPDNGSALFVASTPDASVGGQSVNPLVRADDAELIRRLLEQTDQRGFGGEGTDVEAEDIENRGSETRTILEQEVEVSILETTINAEVDAGNNQSGSAEDVPVFLYVATVRHDDDVIALVGVHPTAIDAGDAVLSLMEQVEH, translated from the coding sequence ATGCACAGACGTGGACTGCTCGCGGCGATCGCCGCATCGACGTCCGTCGCCGTCGCCGGGTGCGCCGGCGGAGAAGACGGGAGCTACGAGTACGACGCGGATCCCGCCCGGATCCCGTCGGAAACGGCCTCCGACGCCGGGTACGAGGGCGAGGAGCCGGAGTCGTTCACCATCGAACAGGAGTTCGACGTGGCGGGCGTGAACGCCCAGGTGTCGGCGACGACCTGGGTCGCCGGGTACGAGAACCCGGACAACGGGTCGGCGCTGTTCGTGGCGAGCACCCCGGACGCGTCGGTCGGCGGCCAGTCGGTCAATCCCCTCGTCCGCGCGGACGACGCGGAGCTGATCCGCCGGCTGTTAGAACAGACCGACCAGCGGGGATTCGGCGGCGAGGGCACCGACGTGGAGGCCGAGGACATCGAGAACCGCGGGTCGGAGACGCGGACTATCCTCGAGCAGGAGGTCGAGGTCTCGATCCTCGAAACCACGATCAACGCGGAGGTCGACGCCGGGAACAACCAGAGCGGCAGCGCCGAGGACGTCCCCGTGTTCCTCTACGTCGCGACCGTCCGGCACGACGATGACGTGATCGCTCTCGTCGGCGTCCATCCCACCGCTATCGACGCCGGCGACGCCGTCCTCTCGCTGATGGAACAGGTCGAACACTGA
- the gltB gene encoding glutamate synthase large subunit yields MTEPRSDTRGGSESSGHGGGLADVSDERSNCGIGGIVDLDGDPSHDTVTDAVRLLENLEHRGTTGAEENTGDGAGIMVARPDDFFRDVVDADLPDEYAVGSVFMPTEGSVQAEIHDVIAEVFSVYGLEVLAWRSVPTDNADLGETALDSEPEIAQLFAAPVEGAGLAERFTSEEARPDDADPELLGFDRALYAARREIENAVADVDGAGRFYVCSLDRQRVVYKGLLKGSQLADYYPDLTDERFASHVALVHARFSTNTLGAWHLAHPYRNIVHNGEFNTIRGNVNWMRARENDLEHPAFGAELDTIKPVIDDPNQSDTASVDNAVELLLQAGRDLPHTLRMLIPEAFRDDDLMDAARTDFYDYHASLVEPWDGPALVIGFDGDRVAGVLDRNGLRPCRYEVTEENRLVVGSEVGALPTDPAEVQRRGRLQPGEIFVADPEEGRIVPDDEVFAELTDEKYGEWVDERQVDLDEVASEVDPETEAVDAPGVDEGGEDAESDESTVRIHQAAFGYTTDSLNHLVEPMAKDGKDPVGSMGDDTPLSVLADVDRPLFTYFKQLFAQVSNPPIDYIREELVTSLETRMGNQRNLLDETPEHAEQIVSDSPILTDAETAALKGLDGEPVDGDGPAFASATVDITYDREGSLVDAVTRIRNESAAAIRDGADVVVLSDRAVGPDRLAVPSLLATGAVHHHLVRNGLRNRAGIVVESGEPHEVHHIATLVGYGADAIDPYLAYESIADVVAGPDGADEEEALAAYRGALEDGLLKTMAKMGISTMESYQGAQIFEAVGLASEFVGEYFEGTEIRTEGIGTEEIEGDLRTRHAMAFGADPKLETTGEYEHRSSGIKHGWNPQTVGTLQQAVRGGDYEQYGEFAELVNDQSEELQTLRGLLEFESDRDPVPVEEVEPVESIVERFSTAAMSLGSISPEAHENNAIAMNRIGAKSNTGEGGEPPERFGTEKECNVKQVASGRFGVTADYLASADELQIKMAQGSKPGEGGHLPGEKVNEMIAHVRCSTPGVGLISPPPQHDIYSIEDLKQLIFDLKAANPDADVNVKLVSEAGIGTIAAGVAKANADVVHVSGHDGGTGASPKTSIKNAGLPWELGLAEANQMLRATGLRDRIRVTADGGLKTGRDVAVAAALGAEEYVFGTASLVTAGCVMARQCHENTCPVGVATQREDLRQRFPGQPDHVINYMTFIAQELREIMAELGYTEVEEFIGRPELLSQRETDHEKAKHLDLSAVIAEPAGDARTKTREQDDADIEALLDWDLIDEAAPAIEDGAPVALTRDVENVDRAVGATLSNRVVSEHGGEGLPDDTVTCRFDGYAGQSFGAFLASGVTLELTGAANDYLGKGLSGGRIVVNTPEEAGYDPAENVVAGNVGLYGATAGEVYVNGVVGERFGVRNSGVRAVVEGVGDHGCEYMTGGVVAVLGDTGRNFAAGMSGGVAYVYDPDNRLDDRVNRGMVSVSETLDDSDERMLRRLVENHRAYTGSDRAAELLDDWAATLDDFVRVFPDAYADVIAEGKGADVRDEPPAAAEAVPGAASESTGQASSDD; encoded by the coding sequence ATGACCGAGCCACGTAGTGACACCCGGGGGGGTTCGGAATCCTCGGGCCACGGTGGGGGGCTTGCGGACGTATCAGACGAGCGGTCGAACTGCGGGATCGGCGGGATCGTCGACCTCGACGGGGACCCGAGCCACGACACGGTGACCGACGCGGTCCGGCTGCTGGAGAACCTCGAGCACCGCGGGACCACGGGCGCCGAGGAGAACACCGGCGACGGGGCCGGGATCATGGTCGCGCGCCCGGACGACTTCTTCCGCGACGTCGTCGACGCCGACCTCCCCGACGAGTACGCGGTCGGCTCCGTCTTCATGCCGACCGAGGGGAGCGTCCAGGCGGAGATCCACGACGTCATCGCCGAGGTGTTCTCCGTCTACGGGCTGGAGGTGCTCGCGTGGCGCTCCGTCCCGACGGACAACGCCGACCTCGGCGAGACCGCGCTCGACTCCGAGCCGGAGATCGCCCAGCTGTTCGCCGCGCCCGTCGAGGGCGCCGGCCTCGCCGAGCGGTTCACCAGCGAGGAGGCCCGCCCGGACGACGCCGACCCCGAGCTCCTCGGCTTCGACCGCGCGCTGTACGCCGCCCGCCGCGAGATCGAGAACGCGGTCGCCGACGTCGACGGCGCCGGCCGGTTCTACGTCTGCTCGCTCGACCGCCAGCGCGTCGTGTACAAGGGCCTGCTGAAGGGCTCCCAGCTCGCCGACTACTACCCCGACCTGACCGACGAGCGCTTCGCCAGCCACGTCGCCTTGGTCCACGCGCGGTTCTCGACGAACACGCTCGGCGCGTGGCACCTCGCGCACCCGTACCGCAACATCGTCCACAACGGCGAGTTCAACACGATCCGCGGGAACGTCAACTGGATGCGCGCCCGCGAGAACGACCTCGAACACCCCGCGTTCGGCGCCGAGCTCGACACGATCAAGCCGGTGATCGACGACCCGAACCAGTCGGACACCGCGAGCGTCGACAACGCGGTCGAACTCCTCCTGCAGGCCGGTCGGGACCTCCCGCACACCCTCCGGATGCTGATCCCGGAGGCGTTCCGCGACGACGACCTGATGGACGCGGCGCGCACCGACTTCTACGACTACCACGCGTCGCTCGTCGAGCCGTGGGACGGTCCCGCCCTGGTCATCGGCTTCGACGGCGACCGCGTCGCCGGCGTCCTCGACCGCAACGGGCTCCGCCCCTGCCGGTACGAGGTGACCGAGGAGAACCGCCTCGTCGTCGGCAGCGAGGTCGGCGCGCTGCCGACCGATCCCGCCGAGGTGCAGCGCCGCGGGCGGCTCCAGCCCGGCGAGATCTTCGTCGCCGACCCCGAGGAGGGGCGGATCGTCCCCGACGACGAGGTGTTCGCCGAGCTCACCGACGAGAAGTACGGCGAGTGGGTCGACGAGCGCCAGGTCGACCTCGACGAGGTCGCGAGCGAGGTCGACCCCGAGACGGAGGCGGTCGACGCCCCCGGCGTGGACGAGGGCGGCGAAGACGCCGAGAGCGACGAGTCGACAGTCCGGATCCACCAGGCCGCGTTCGGCTACACGACGGACTCGCTGAACCACCTCGTCGAGCCCATGGCGAAAGACGGGAAAGACCCCGTGGGCTCGATGGGCGACGACACGCCGCTGTCGGTGCTCGCGGACGTCGACCGCCCGCTGTTCACCTACTTCAAGCAGCTGTTCGCGCAGGTGTCGAACCCGCCGATCGACTACATCCGCGAGGAGCTCGTCACCTCGCTGGAGACCCGGATGGGGAACCAGCGGAACCTGCTCGACGAGACCCCCGAACACGCCGAGCAGATCGTCTCGGATTCGCCGATCCTCACCGACGCCGAGACGGCCGCACTGAAGGGGCTCGACGGCGAGCCGGTCGACGGCGACGGCCCGGCGTTCGCCTCGGCGACGGTCGATATCACGTACGACCGCGAGGGGTCGCTCGTCGACGCCGTCACCCGGATCCGCAACGAGTCCGCGGCCGCGATTCGGGACGGCGCCGACGTGGTCGTCCTCTCGGACCGCGCGGTCGGCCCGGACCGGCTCGCGGTCCCGAGCCTGCTCGCGACCGGCGCGGTCCACCACCACCTCGTCCGGAACGGGCTGCGGAACCGCGCCGGGATCGTCGTCGAGTCGGGCGAGCCGCACGAGGTCCACCACATCGCGACGCTGGTCGGCTACGGCGCCGACGCGATCGACCCGTACCTCGCGTACGAATCCATCGCCGACGTCGTCGCGGGGCCGGACGGCGCCGACGAGGAGGAGGCGCTCGCGGCGTACCGCGGCGCGCTGGAGGACGGGCTCCTCAAGACGATGGCGAAGATGGGCATCTCGACGATGGAGTCGTACCAGGGCGCCCAGATCTTCGAGGCGGTCGGGCTCGCCTCCGAGTTCGTCGGCGAGTACTTCGAGGGGACCGAGATCCGCACCGAGGGGATCGGGACCGAGGAGATCGAAGGCGACCTCCGGACGCGTCACGCGATGGCGTTCGGCGCCGATCCCAAGCTGGAGACGACCGGCGAGTACGAGCACCGCTCGTCGGGGATCAAACACGGCTGGAACCCGCAGACGGTCGGGACGCTCCAGCAGGCGGTTCGCGGCGGCGACTACGAGCAGTACGGGGAGTTCGCCGAGCTGGTGAACGACCAGTCCGAGGAGCTCCAGACGCTCCGCGGCCTCCTCGAGTTCGAGTCCGACCGCGATCCGGTGCCGGTAGAGGAGGTCGAGCCGGTCGAGTCGATCGTCGAGCGCTTCTCGACGGCGGCGATGAGCCTCGGGAGCATCTCGCCGGAGGCCCACGAGAACAACGCGATCGCGATGAACCGGATCGGCGCGAAGTCGAACACCGGCGAGGGCGGCGAGCCCCCGGAGCGATTCGGTACCGAGAAGGAGTGCAACGTCAAGCAGGTCGCCTCCGGCCGGTTCGGCGTCACCGCCGACTACCTCGCGAGCGCTGACGAGCTCCAGATCAAGATGGCGCAGGGCTCGAAGCCCGGCGAGGGCGGCCACCTCCCCGGCGAGAAGGTCAACGAGATGATCGCGCACGTCCGGTGTTCGACGCCCGGCGTCGGGCTCATCTCGCCGCCGCCGCAACACGACATCTACTCGATCGAGGACCTCAAACAGCTCATCTTCGACCTGAAGGCCGCGAACCCCGACGCCGACGTCAACGTGAAGCTGGTGTCGGAGGCCGGCATCGGCACCATCGCGGCCGGCGTCGCGAAGGCGAACGCGGACGTCGTCCACGTCTCCGGCCACGACGGCGGGACGGGCGCGTCCCCGAAGACGTCGATCAAGAACGCGGGGCTCCCGTGGGAGCTCGGCCTCGCCGAGGCGAACCAGATGCTCCGCGCGACCGGCTTGCGCGACCGCATCCGCGTCACCGCGGACGGCGGGCTCAAGACCGGCCGCGACGTCGCGGTCGCCGCCGCGCTCGGCGCCGAGGAGTACGTGTTCGGCACCGCGTCGCTCGTCACCGCCGGCTGCGTGATGGCCCGCCAGTGCCACGAGAACACCTGTCCGGTCGGCGTCGCGACCCAGCGGGAGGACCTCCGACAGCGCTTCCCCGGCCAGCCGGACCACGTCATCAACTACATGACGTTCATCGCCCAGGAGCTCCGCGAGATTATGGCCGAGCTCGGCTACACGGAGGTCGAGGAGTTCATCGGGCGGCCCGAGCTCCTCTCCCAGCGCGAGACGGACCACGAGAAGGCGAAGCACCTCGACCTCTCGGCGGTGATCGCCGAGCCCGCGGGCGACGCCCGAACCAAGACCCGCGAACAGGACGACGCCGACATCGAGGCGCTGCTCGACTGGGACCTCATCGACGAGGCGGCTCCGGCCATCGAGGACGGCGCGCCCGTCGCGCTCACCCGCGACGTGGAGAACGTCGACCGCGCTGTCGGCGCGACGCTCTCGAACCGCGTCGTCTCCGAGCACGGGGGCGAGGGGCTCCCCGACGACACCGTCACTTGCCGGTTCGACGGCTACGCCGGCCAGAGCTTCGGCGCGTTCCTCGCGTCCGGCGTCACCTTAGAGCTCACCGGCGCCGCCAACGACTACCTCGGGAAGGGGCTCTCCGGCGGTCGGATCGTGGTCAACACGCCCGAGGAGGCCGGCTACGACCCCGCGGAGAACGTCGTCGCCGGCAACGTCGGGCTGTACGGCGCCACCGCCGGCGAGGTGTACGTCAACGGCGTCGTCGGCGAGCGCTTCGGCGTCCGCAACTCCGGCGTGCGGGCGGTCGTCGAGGGCGTCGGAGACCACGGCTGCGAGTACATGACCGGCGGCGTCGTCGCCGTGCTCGGCGACACGGGCCGGAACTTCGCGGCCGGGATGTCCGGCGGCGTCGCCTACGTGTACGACCCCGACAACCGGCTCGACGACCGCGTCAACCGCGGGATGGTGTCGGTCTCGGAGACGCTCGACGACTCCGACGAGCGCATGCTCCGCCGGCTCGTGGAGAACCACCGAGCGTACACCGGCAGCGACCGCGCGGCCGAGCTGCTCGACGACTGGGCGGCGACCCTGGACGACTTCGTCCGGGTCTTCCCCGACGCGTACGCCGACGTCATCGCCGAGGGCAAGGGCGCCGACGTGCGCGACGAGCCGCCGGCGGCGGCCGAGGCCGTCCCGGGCGCGGCGAGCGAGTCGACCGGACAGGCGTCGAGCGAC